The Microbacterium sp. KUDC0406 genome includes a window with the following:
- the gabT gene encoding 4-aminobutyrate--2-oxoglutarate transaminase, whose translation MTLIDEPTTVPVGGPALPQVRRVVTDLPGPRSAEILARKAAAVSAGVSHTIPVAAVAAGGGVVVDADGNSLIDLGSGIAVTSVGNAHPKVAAAVAAQAAQFTHTCFMISPYESYIEVAEALNRLTPGDFAKKTALFNSGAEAVENAIKIARKHTGRQAVVALDHGYHGRTNLTMALTAKSMPYKSGFGPFAPEVYRVPGSYPLRDGLTGAEAAARAITLIEKQVGADNLAAIIIEPIQGEGGFIVPADGFLNDIVDWCRANGVVFIADEVQTGFARTGHMFASEIFGIEPDLITTAKGIAAGLPLAGVTGRAEVMDATHAGGLGGTYGGNPIACAAALAAIDAFENEGLVQRAAEIGGILLGRLAVMQAGDPRIGDVRGHGAMIAAEFVDPATGAPDAALTAKVAKAAIAEGVIVLTCGTFGNVIRFLPPLSIGDELLNEGLDVVAAALAAS comes from the coding sequence ATGACCCTCATCGACGAGCCCACCACTGTTCCCGTCGGCGGCCCCGCACTGCCCCAGGTGCGCCGGGTCGTCACCGACCTCCCCGGCCCCCGCTCGGCCGAGATCCTGGCCCGCAAGGCCGCTGCCGTCTCCGCGGGCGTCTCGCACACGATCCCCGTCGCCGCTGTCGCGGCCGGCGGAGGCGTCGTGGTCGACGCCGACGGCAACTCGCTGATCGACCTCGGCTCGGGCATCGCCGTGACCTCGGTGGGCAATGCACACCCGAAGGTCGCCGCAGCCGTGGCCGCGCAGGCCGCGCAGTTCACCCACACCTGCTTCATGATCTCGCCGTACGAGTCGTACATCGAGGTCGCCGAGGCGCTGAACCGGCTGACTCCCGGCGACTTCGCCAAGAAGACCGCCCTGTTCAACTCGGGCGCCGAAGCCGTCGAGAACGCGATCAAGATCGCCCGCAAGCACACCGGTCGCCAGGCCGTCGTCGCCCTCGACCACGGTTACCACGGCCGTACCAACCTGACCATGGCGCTGACCGCCAAGTCGATGCCGTACAAGAGCGGGTTCGGGCCGTTCGCCCCCGAGGTGTACCGCGTTCCCGGCTCGTACCCGCTGCGCGACGGACTGACCGGCGCCGAGGCCGCTGCCCGCGCCATCACCCTGATCGAGAAGCAGGTCGGCGCCGACAACCTCGCCGCGATCATCATCGAGCCCATCCAGGGCGAGGGCGGGTTCATCGTCCCCGCGGACGGGTTCCTGAACGACATCGTGGACTGGTGCCGCGCGAACGGCGTGGTCTTCATCGCCGACGAGGTGCAGACCGGTTTCGCCCGCACCGGACACATGTTCGCCAGCGAGATCTTCGGCATCGAGCCCGACCTCATCACCACGGCCAAGGGCATCGCGGCGGGTCTTCCGCTCGCCGGCGTCACCGGCCGCGCGGAGGTCATGGATGCCACGCACGCCGGCGGACTGGGCGGCACCTACGGCGGCAACCCGATCGCCTGCGCCGCGGCGCTCGCCGCGATCGACGCCTTCGAGAACGAGGGCCTCGTGCAGCGCGCCGCCGAGATCGGCGGCATCCTGCTCGGCCGTCTCGCGGTCATGCAGGCCGGCGACCCGCGCATCGGCGACGTCCGCGGTCACGGTGCGATGATCGCCGCCGAGTTCGTCGACCCGGCGACCGGCGCCCCGGATGCGGCGCTCACGGCGAAGGTCGCCAAGGCCGCGATCGCGGAGGGCGTGATCGTGCTCACCTGCGGCACCTTCGGCAACGTCATCCGGTTCCTGCCGCCGCTCTCGATCGGCGATGAGCTGCTGAACGAGGGCCTCGACGTCGTCGCGGCCGCACTGGCGGCCTCCTGA
- a CDS encoding flavin monoamine oxidase family protein, translating into MTDITRDVVIIGAGAAGTTAADQLRKAGLTVAVLEARDRVGGRLWTDVIEGAMLEIGGQWVSPDQDALKETIADLGLETFSRYREGDSVYVGPDGQAHRFTGEMFPVEPETEAVIAEITERLDAMVAEIDPDRPWEHPNAAEWDAITWDAWLRQQTDDDEAVRNLAFATGSAMLTKPTHAFSLLQSLLMAASAGSYSNLVDADFILDKRVVGGLQQVPQLLAERLGDDVFLNSAVRSLEWGDPSTGSGAQNVVAHADGDLTVRARYAVLAHAPVLYDRISFVPALPRRQHQLHQHLSMGFVIKVHAVYDRPFWREQGLSGTAFSPYELSHEAYDNTNHGDERGTLVGFVSDQNADDLFTLSAEERKERILESLSHYYGPEAKSPVVYYESDWGSEEWTRGAYAASFDMGGLHRYGADLRAAVGPIHFACSDMAGAGYQHVDGAIRMGRLAAANILAADGA; encoded by the coding sequence ATGACGGACATCACTCGTGACGTGGTCATCATCGGGGCCGGCGCTGCCGGCACGACGGCGGCCGATCAGCTGCGCAAGGCGGGCCTGACGGTCGCCGTGCTCGAGGCACGCGACCGCGTCGGCGGACGCCTCTGGACCGACGTCATCGAGGGCGCGATGCTCGAGATCGGCGGTCAGTGGGTCTCTCCCGATCAGGACGCCCTGAAGGAGACCATCGCCGACCTGGGGCTGGAGACGTTCAGCCGCTACCGCGAGGGCGACAGCGTCTACGTCGGCCCCGACGGGCAGGCGCACCGCTTCACCGGCGAGATGTTCCCGGTGGAGCCCGAGACCGAGGCTGTGATCGCCGAGATCACCGAGCGTCTCGACGCGATGGTCGCCGAGATCGACCCCGACCGTCCGTGGGAGCACCCGAACGCCGCGGAGTGGGACGCGATCACCTGGGACGCCTGGCTGCGGCAGCAGACCGATGACGACGAGGCCGTGCGCAACCTCGCCTTCGCCACCGGCTCGGCGATGCTCACCAAGCCCACGCACGCCTTCTCGCTGCTGCAGTCGCTGCTGATGGCGGCATCCGCCGGCTCGTACTCCAACCTCGTCGACGCCGACTTCATCCTCGACAAGCGGGTCGTCGGGGGTCTGCAGCAGGTGCCGCAGCTGCTCGCCGAGCGTCTCGGTGACGACGTGTTCCTGAACAGCGCTGTGCGCTCCCTGGAGTGGGGCGACCCTTCGACAGGCTCAGGGGCCCAGAACGTCGTGGCACACGCCGACGGCGACCTGACCGTGCGAGCGCGCTATGCGGTCCTCGCGCACGCCCCGGTGCTGTACGACCGCATCTCGTTCGTGCCGGCGCTGCCGCGCCGCCAGCACCAGCTGCACCAGCACCTCTCGATGGGCTTCGTGATCAAAGTGCACGCGGTCTACGACCGGCCGTTCTGGCGCGAGCAGGGTCTGTCCGGCACGGCGTTCAGCCCGTACGAGCTTTCGCACGAGGCCTACGACAACACCAACCACGGCGACGAGCGGGGCACCCTGGTCGGTTTCGTGAGCGACCAGAACGCGGACGACCTGTTCACGCTCTCGGCCGAGGAGCGCAAGGAGCGCATCCTCGAGTCGCTCTCGCACTACTACGGCCCTGAGGCCAAGAGCCCGGTCGTCTACTACGAGAGCGACTGGGGCAGCGAGGAGTGGACGCGCGGCGCCTACGCCGCGAGCTTCGACATGGGCGGCCTGCATCGCTACGGCGCCGACCTGCGCGCCGCGGTCGGCCCGATCCACTTCGCCTGCAGTGACATGGCCGGCGCCGGCTACCAGCACGTCGACGGCGCCATCCGCATGGGGCGTCTCGCCGCGGCGAACATCCTGGCGGCGGACGGCGCATGA
- a CDS encoding universal stress protein translates to MTSPIVVGYTATAAGADALTLGIRLARATDAALRLVIVLPFEGTRSKAVAPERAYEDLLRDQARSWLEDAVTAIPEGLAHSGHVRFAESFGAGLLSAADEFGAGLLVLGAANGGALRRHRLGSVASELLHTSTVPVALAPAGLSGETDAGLPRITVATGTRPGADRLLESAVRLAAASGAAVRLISLMPLDVPPGLNTGAITLVKDAHVDQVLAAARDRLPADTDVEVLQAGGDSIEDAVAQLDWLSGEIVLVGSSRLAQPRRLFLGSTAAKMLRELPVPMIVVPRTRTEAGDR, encoded by the coding sequence ATGACCAGCCCGATCGTCGTCGGCTACACGGCAACGGCCGCCGGCGCTGACGCGCTCACCCTCGGCATCCGGCTCGCCAGAGCCACCGATGCCGCACTGCGGCTCGTGATCGTGCTCCCCTTCGAGGGGACGCGGAGCAAGGCCGTCGCCCCGGAGCGCGCCTATGAGGACCTGCTCCGCGACCAGGCGCGCAGCTGGCTGGAGGATGCTGTCACCGCCATCCCCGAGGGCCTCGCGCACAGCGGCCACGTGCGCTTCGCGGAATCGTTCGGCGCGGGACTGCTGTCCGCCGCGGATGAGTTCGGCGCCGGTCTGCTCGTGCTCGGCGCCGCGAACGGCGGCGCTCTGCGACGGCACCGTCTGGGGTCCGTGGCATCCGAGCTGCTGCACACCTCGACCGTGCCGGTCGCGCTGGCCCCGGCAGGTCTGTCCGGCGAGACGGATGCCGGGCTGCCGCGCATCACGGTCGCCACCGGCACCCGTCCGGGCGCCGATCGGCTGCTGGAGAGTGCCGTGCGCCTGGCCGCGGCATCCGGTGCGGCTGTGCGCCTGATCTCGCTGATGCCGCTCGACGTGCCACCGGGGCTGAACACCGGCGCGATCACTCTCGTGAAGGACGCCCACGTCGACCAGGTGCTCGCCGCGGCCAGGGATCGGCTGCCCGCCGACACCGATGTCGAGGTGCTGCAGGCCGGCGGCGACAGCATCGAGGACGCCGTGGCGCAGCTGGATTGGCTGTCAGGCGAGATCGTGCTGGTCGGCTCCAGTCGCCTGGCGCAGCCGCGCCGGCTGTTCCTGGGCTCGACCGCGGCGAAGATGCTGCGCGAGCTGCCCGTCCCCATGATCGTGGTGCCGCGCACCCGCACCGAAGCAGGAGATCGCTGA
- a CDS encoding NAD-dependent succinate-semialdehyde dehydrogenase, whose product MSTALAQNEQDLLDRVRTGLYIGGEWVDAEEGRTFDVHDPATNAVIRSIADATPADGIRALDAAAAAQDAWAATPPRTRSDILRRAFDLVQEHKEDLALLMTLEMGKPLAEARGEVVYGGEFLRWFSEEAVRISGRYGVNPEGTGRMVVSQRPVGPSFFITPWNFPFAMATRKIAPALAAGCTVVIKPPALTPLTTIFFTQLLEEAGLPAGVVNVVQTSSSSKLSAPIIADPRLRKLSFTGSTEVGRKLIAQAAEGVLRVSMELGGNAPFVVFDDADLDKAVEGAMAAKFRNIGQACTAANRFIVHSAVAEEFANRVSERVKAMKIGRGTEEGVAIGPLIDADAVAKADELVQDAVGRGARVLAGGNALDGVGTFYEPTVITEVAAGSDILREEIFGPVLAIATFDTEDEAVRLANDTEYGLVSYVFTEDLARGHRMIDALETGMMGLNIGVVSNAAAPFGGVKQSGVGREGGFEGIHEYLSTKYTLIPND is encoded by the coding sequence ATGAGCACTGCACTCGCACAGAACGAGCAGGACCTGCTTGACCGGGTCCGCACGGGTCTCTACATCGGCGGCGAATGGGTCGACGCCGAGGAGGGTCGCACGTTCGACGTGCACGACCCCGCCACGAACGCGGTCATCCGCTCGATCGCCGATGCCACCCCCGCCGACGGCATCCGCGCCCTCGACGCCGCCGCGGCCGCTCAGGATGCCTGGGCGGCCACGCCGCCGCGCACCCGAAGCGACATCCTGCGCAGAGCGTTCGACCTCGTGCAGGAGCACAAGGAGGACCTCGCGCTGCTGATGACCCTCGAGATGGGCAAGCCGCTCGCCGAGGCTCGCGGCGAGGTCGTCTACGGCGGTGAGTTCCTGCGCTGGTTCAGCGAGGAGGCCGTGCGCATCTCCGGACGCTACGGGGTGAACCCCGAGGGCACCGGCCGCATGGTGGTCTCGCAGCGTCCCGTCGGGCCGTCCTTCTTCATCACGCCGTGGAACTTCCCGTTCGCCATGGCGACGCGCAAGATCGCCCCGGCGCTGGCCGCCGGCTGCACGGTGGTGATCAAGCCCCCGGCACTCACCCCGCTGACGACGATCTTCTTCACCCAGCTGCTCGAGGAGGCCGGCCTTCCGGCCGGCGTCGTCAACGTCGTGCAGACGTCGTCGTCGTCGAAGCTGTCGGCGCCGATCATCGCCGACCCGCGCCTGCGCAAGCTGTCGTTCACCGGCTCGACCGAGGTCGGTCGCAAACTGATCGCGCAGGCCGCCGAGGGCGTGCTGCGCGTGTCGATGGAGCTGGGCGGCAACGCGCCGTTCGTCGTGTTCGACGACGCCGACCTGGACAAGGCCGTCGAGGGCGCGATGGCTGCGAAGTTCCGCAACATCGGCCAGGCCTGCACCGCCGCGAACCGGTTCATCGTGCACTCGGCGGTCGCCGAGGAGTTCGCGAACCGGGTCTCCGAGCGCGTCAAGGCGATGAAGATCGGCCGCGGGACCGAGGAGGGCGTCGCGATCGGGCCGCTGATCGATGCGGACGCCGTCGCGAAGGCCGACGAGCTGGTGCAGGATGCCGTGGGCCGTGGCGCACGCGTGCTCGCGGGCGGCAACGCGCTCGACGGCGTCGGCACGTTCTACGAGCCCACCGTGATCACCGAAGTCGCCGCGGGCAGCGACATCCTGCGCGAGGAGATCTTCGGGCCCGTGCTGGCGATCGCGACTTTCGACACCGAGGACGAGGCGGTGCGCCTGGCGAACGACACCGAGTACGGTCTCGTCTCGTATGTCTTCACCGAGGATCTGGCACGCGGGCACCGCATGATCGATGCTCTGGAGACGGGCATGATGGGCCTGAACATCGGGGTCGTCTCGAACGCCGCCGCGCCCTTCGGCGGCGTCAAGCAGTCCGGCGTCGGCCGCGAGGGCGGGTTCGAGGGCATCCACGAATACCTGTCCACCAAGTACACGCTCATCCCCAACGACTGA